In Spirosoma pollinicola, the genomic window TTTTGTTACAGTGTAATTCACACTAGGGCCATACATGCGTTCGACTGTTGGTCTAGTCTTGAGCATCAGTTCACTCATCGAATTGGCTAACCGAACTCCGTTTGGAGAAACTAATGATAGATTAGGCTTAATACCCTCACTCTTTTCTTGGAGCATTGTAGGGCTACAAGAGAATAATCCGCTGATAGAAGCAACAACTATTATTAAGTTTAGCTTTTTCATTACTATTGGCTTGATTTATAGTTAAATACAAAGGGGATGCTGCTCAATAACGCGTGAATATAAAAAGTTGTTGTATAAGTGCCATTATGTTAACTATCCCCTAAAAATACAATTAAAAACAAGTAATATTACTTTTTGCTGCACTAAGATTCCGGGTCTTTTCAAGGCCGCTCAATGTTCGTATCTCACACTTACTCAACGGCAATAGCCATATACGGGTATCTAATTTAACAAAATGCTCCTTCCCTAAAATCGGGAAATTGATCCTCATCCTCAAATGACGAATTTTGCACATTCTAGCCGAAACACCCCTTTGGGAAATACATATTGGCTCTGAAGCCCTACATTTTTGGTAATCTACCGCCCTGCTCTATTTTACATTTACCGACGAACCGTCTCGAATTTCTTCGTTAGCCGCCTTAATTAACTGATCGCCTTCGGTGAGCGGACCGAATATTTCTACTTTTTCGTCGGCTTCAAGGCCTCGCTTTATAGGAACCCATTCAGCTTTTCGATCAACAACCTTGATCACAAAAACGCCGGTTGTCGCGCTGACAATGGCCGATTTAGGGACAATAAGTGTATTATTTTTCGTCGGCAGTGGCACGGTCACTTCGGCAATCATGCCGGGCAAAAGCTTTTTATCATTGTTGATCACATCGACTTCGACCCGCTCCGACCGAAGCCGCTTATCCAAAGCCCCCGCCTGACGTTTTACCTGTCCGGTAAATTTTGTATCAGGAAACGCTTTGACGTTGAAACTCACCTGATCGTTCAGATCGACATAACCCGTGTAGGCTTCGGGTATCGAAATAACCAGACGCAGTCTCTTCTGCTCCGTCAAAACGAACAAAGGAAACTCCGAGCCTTTGCCCGATGGCCCAATGTAAGCACCTGTGCTGGCGTTCCGGACACTGATAATTCCGTTGAATGGCGCACGAATTTCGAGGTACTTTTTCAGATCAGACACCTCGCGATAAGCCGATTTAGCCGCTTCCAGTTGGGCCAGATCGGCGTTGCGTCTGGCAAGGGCCTGGTCAACATCGTTTTTCGACACGGCACCGGAGAACTTGCTGGCTTCCAGAATCCGCTCGTAATTGGCTTTGCTACCAATGGAAACGGCCTCCTGCCCTTTCAGTTTCGAGTCGGCAGACGACAGTTGAGCGCTTAACTCAGGTGCTTCGGCCAGCGCCAGAAGTTGGCCCTGTTTTACTTCAGAACCCACATCGACATTCAGGGATTTGATGAACCCACTCACTTTTGCATAAATATCGACATCCCGAAACGCAACCAGTTCGCCGGGTACTTTTAATGAAGAAGATAATTTGCCGCGCTGTAACGAAAACACCTCGACAGTTGCCGGTGCCTCAACGGCCTTGGCGTCTTCTTTTTTTTCCTCTTTGCCTTCAGACGAATGACAACCGCTCAACGAACTGAGCAGCAGAAAACTACCAAATACAGTTGCTACAGCCGGGAATGACTTATTAATTAACCGTTTCATACGGGGTTGGACTATAAAATTTACTGTCTTTATCTTCAGGATCAAGCGATACCGATTGGGTCGATGTGTTGCCCTGTACCCAGGCAAACACCAGCGGCAAAATAAACAGGGCGGCAAAGGTCGAGGCAATCAGGCCACCAATAACGGCACGCCCCAGCGGAGCCGCCTGCGAACCACCTTCGCCAAGACCCGATGCCATTGGAATCATACCCACAACCATGGCTACGCTGGTCATCAGGATAGGGCGCATACGTACCGACGCGGCTTCCCGTGCCGCCAGCAACGCATTACCACCGTTACGCATGCGCAACTCTTCGGCATTGGTTACCATTAACACCGCATTGGAAATGGATACACCAACCGACATAATCATACCCATGTATGATTGCAGGTTAAGTGTGGAACCCATCAGCATGAGCAACGCCAGTGAACCAACCAGCACGGCAGGCACGGTACACAAAACCACCAGTGATACCTTAAACGACTGGAAGTTAGCAGCCAGCATCAGGAAAATAACCACGATAGCCGTTATCAGACCCGTTTGCAGGCTATCGAGCGTGTCGATCAGTACCTGGGTCAAACCCTGCATTTTTATCGTCAATCCACGCGGCAGTTCGCCCAGCGAGTCGATGGCTTTCTGGACATCGGTGGCGGCTGTGCCCAGGTCCATGTCGTTCAGGTTAGCCGTTACCGATAGCA contains:
- a CDS encoding efflux RND transporter periplasmic adaptor subunit; amino-acid sequence: MKRLINKSFPAVATVFGSFLLLSSLSGCHSSEGKEEKKEDAKAVEAPATVEVFSLQRGKLSSSLKVPGELVAFRDVDIYAKVSGFIKSLNVDVGSEVKQGQLLALAEAPELSAQLSSADSKLKGQEAVSIGSKANYERILEASKFSGAVSKNDVDQALARRNADLAQLEAAKSAYREVSDLKKYLEIRAPFNGIISVRNASTGAYIGPSGKGSEFPLFVLTEQKRLRLVISIPEAYTGYVDLNDQVSFNVKAFPDTKFTGQVKRQAGALDKRLRSERVEVDVINNDKKLLPGMIAEVTVPLPTKNNTLIVPKSAIVSATTGVFVIKVVDRKAEWVPIKRGLEADEKVEIFGPLTEGDQLIKAANEEIRDGSSVNVK